The Arachis ipaensis cultivar K30076 chromosome B05, Araip1.1, whole genome shotgun sequence nucleotide sequence ATCGGTTCaacgacaacaacaacaacaaccgtAACAGCATTGTTCTTGATTCTCGTGCCAACAAGAGAGCTAAGGTAGAAAAGAGTGAAGAAAATTCAAGGATGAAGAAGGGTACTACTGATGCTGATGCCGTAAAGGAACGTGAAGAGAAGAATAAACTAAGTTCTTCGGGTATGGATGGATTCAAGAATATGCAGTGTTCAGTAACACTGAGAGGGTTATTGGTTCATCCAGACGGAGTGTATTTCAAGAAAGGAAAGGCTTTGATGGATTTGGAGAGGGTTCAGCGGAAGCTATGGAACAATTTGTACAACAAAACTGATCAATTTGCCGCTGATATAAGAACGGTGTTTCGTAATGTCATGTCCCAGTACCCTTCGGGGCATGAGGTTCATCAAACTGCCGCGAAGTTAAGCGATCTTTTTGAGACAAAGTGGAGGAATTTGGAGGGAAGATGGCTAGCTGAGAAGGAAAACAAGCTAGAGAAAGAAGAGCCAAAACCAAATTCAAAGCCTTTGAAATCGAATGCAGGGCAGAAAAGGAAACAATTTTCTGGTTCAGATTTGTCAATTGCTATTGCCAAAGCTAAATTgatattggagaagaagaaaacCAATGAAGCTGCACAACAGAACAGAGTTTGCTTGCAAAGGAAGAAACAAAGGGAGATGATGCAGAAAATGGAGAGAACAATTTTCTTTGATGATGCTTTCAAGTCCTTTCAGGATTTGGAAAACTTGTGTGGCCATTCACTGACACATTATTGCACAAAGGAAAACCCATTGATGAAGAACCTCACAGGTTTGGTTCTTAAGGAAGAGGATTTTGAAGACAACAACTTTCTTAGTGAAGATTTGGAAGAAGGAGAAGTTTTCTGATATTATTTGATTGTAGTTAATTTGGAATTGAGTTGAAACAATTGTAAATATTATTATGTTAGCATCAATGACATTGTTTATATTCATTAATGTTACTCTCATCAGTGCTACCTCCTTTACTGCGTTGCCATTAAACACATGCAATGAGTTGCCTCAAGTATTAGGGTTGTAGAGAATTAGAATTCCAAATGGATGACCAACATCACTCACTGCAGAAACTATCAATAGATAATAACAGCTGTGATTCACTTGCATCCTTTTCGTTGTTGGAAAC carries:
- the LOC107640268 gene encoding transcription factor GTE12-like, which produces MFSVTKSSTFVPANPYSTVPKKSSDAANKRVPEKRVFSSSILFSHVHRFNDNNNNNRNSIVLDSRANKRAKVEKSEENSRMKKGTTDADAVKEREEKNKLSSSGMDGFKNMQCSVTLRGLLVHPDGVYFKKGKALMDLERVQRKLWNNLYNKTDQFAADIRTVFRNVMSQYPSGHEVHQTAAKLSDLFETKWRNLEGRWLAEKENKLEKEEPKPNSKPLKSNAGQKRKQFSGSDLSIAIAKAKLILEKKKTNEAAQQNRVCLQRKKQREMMQKMERTIFFDDAFKSFQDLENLCGHSLTHYCTKENPLMKNLTGLVLKEEDFEDNNFLSEDLEEGEVF